The following proteins are encoded in a genomic region of Necator americanus strain Aroian chromosome II, whole genome shotgun sequence:
- a CDS encoding hypothetical protein (NECATOR_CHRII.G7602.T1): MPLCSLPLPQNVWRSAKSGVATAATPYLYIQRVITSFQIKPLLRLLHWDFRFELFFHRDPGVSFLSQFD, encoded by the exons ATGCCGCTTTGCTCCTTGCCCTTACCTCAGAATGTCTGGAGAAGCGCCAAATCTGGTGTGGCGACCGCAGCTACACCGTACCTCTATATTCAACGGGTGATCACATCCTTTCAAATCAAACCGTTGCTTCGTTTGTTGCATTGGGATTTTCGGTTCGAGTTGTTTTTCCATCGAG ATCCAGGTGTGAGTTTCTTGTCGCAGTTTGACTGA
- a CDS encoding hypothetical protein (NECATOR_CHRII.G7604.T1), which yields MNHGGGPNINDPRAPPPLPPRPTETNHVPNMMPSYGMYGSGIGYGSAGYGMGPHSYGAGMYGGMYGNGMYGGQYGYGGTDSSFARLAEESSRGAFQSIESVVNAVTSVANMLSSTHNAVHSSFRAVIGVVEQLSRLKIQLTSVVLSLSLFKFLQKIWRYLLVAFRLKPANYASTSEIAWGEAKQPFGSDVLGGPSPPAINWPAVMFWMVALGGPWLIYKAISQMVRSVEERRKWATGTGAHYTAQALYDFQAANDQELSFMNGEILRVAPKEEQPRVRGWLLASSQEGDRVGLVPINYVRIMGRKSESPPLRDPIDNLSKFDAFFKT from the exons ATGAATCATGGTGGAGGGCCTAACATTAATGATCCGAGAGCTCCACCTCCACTGCCACCAAGACCAACAGAGACAAACCACGTACCTAATATGATGCCCAGCTACGGAATGTATGGAAGTGGCATCGGCTACGGTAGTGCAGGATATGGAATGGGACCTCACAGCTACGGTGCAGGGAT GTATGGTGGGATGTACGGAAATGGTATGTATGGTGGACAGTACGGATATGGTGGCACAGATAGCAGCTTTGCGCGATTAGCCGAAG AGTCATCGCGAGGAGCGTTTCAGTCAATAGAATCGGTAGTGAATGCAGTAACCTCAGTCGCCAACATGCTCAGTTCTACCCACAATGCTGTGCACAGCTCTTTTAGAGCAGTGATCGGAGTGGTGGAACAGTTGTCGAGGTTGAAAATCCAG CTGACATCTGTGGTCCTATCGTTATCGTTGTTCaaatttctacagaaaataTGGCGATATTTGCTTGTAGCTTTCCGCCTCAAACCTGCTAATTATGCTAGTACTTCTGAAATTGCTTGGGGAGAAGCTAAACAGCCTTTTG GCTCCGACGTTCTTGGTGGCCCAAGTCCTCCGGCAATAAACTGGCCGGCTGTGATGTTTTGGATGGTGGCGCTAGGAGGACCTTGGTTGATATATAAAGCTATTTCACAAATGGTTCGATCGGTAGAGGAAAGGAGGAAGTGGGCTACTGGCACCGGTGCTCATTACACAGCGCAG GCTCTCTACGACTTTCAAGCAGCAAATGATCAAGAGCTCTCGTTCATGAATGGAGAAATCCTTCGAGTGGCACCAAAGGAGGAGCAGCCTCGTGTTCGAGGTTGGCTTCTGGCCAG TTCGCAAGAAGGCGACCGTGTTGGACTCGTCCCAATCAACTACGTGCGGATAATGGGACGAAAGTCCGAATCCCCACCTCTTCGCGATCCTATCGATAACCTCTCGAAATTTGACGCATTTTTCAAGACTtag
- a CDS encoding hypothetical protein (NECATOR_CHRII.G7603.T1), protein MVLPLSLLRTAQNHPMLIELKNGETYNGHLQSCDSWMNIHLRDVIFTSKDGDKFFKMPEVYIRGSTVKYLRIPETVVDLVKNEVNEVRRQQKDQQRARKQLGQRGGGAARGGRGGHRGRGK, encoded by the exons ATGGTG CTACCTCTTTCTTTACTAAGAACTGCACAAAACCATCCTATGCTTATTGAGTTGAAGAATGGCGAGACGTACAACGGTCATCTCCAATCCTGTGACTCGTGGATGAATATTCATCTGAGAGATGTTATCTTCACTTCTAAG GATGGTGACAAATTTTTCAAGATGCCAGAAGTTTATATTCGTGGATCAACGGTCAAGTACCTTCGCATACCTGAGACA GTTGTTGATCttgtgaaaaatgaagtgaatgaagtTCGCCGACAACAGAAGGATCAACAACGAGCGCGCAAGCAGTTAGGACAACGAGGTGGTGGAGCTGCTCGTGGTGGAAGAGGTGGTCATCGAGGACGGGGCAAGTGA